The Lepidochelys kempii isolate rLepKem1 chromosome 2, rLepKem1.hap2, whole genome shotgun sequence genomic interval GAGTTTCAGCCTGTAGACAGTCGGTTCTGAATGTATGGTACAATGCTTTAATTCTGCTTACTGTGACTTgccttattttaaatttaaacagttTTTCCTTGTCATTCCTCccctctgtgttttttttttttttttttttaaaggggaactTCTTTGATGAGTTCCAAATGGAAGGAGTAGCAGCAGAACACAATGAAATTTATTTGGAGCTGACACCCGAAAACCTATCAAGGGCTTTAAAAACAGCCCAGAATGCCAAGACGGTGAAAATCAAGTTGACTAACAAGCACTGCCCCTGTCTCACAGTAGCTGTGGAACTGGTAAGAGCAGAAATGCTTTTTAAGTGCCCTTGGGAACAATGTAGTAAACATTGTGCTGTTCCCTAAATCTAATAGCTGATTTTAAAATCATATATGTCCTTTCCTGGAATAGTCTGAAATGCTGCTGGGAAAAGAATCTAATTTAACTATATTGATAGGGGCATGCCTTCTTTTATGCTTGGAAAGCACCTAGGATAATGTGGGTGATACTAgccagggagggaaagggagaataAAATATTACAGAATGAGTTACACCAAGGCAATGGCAAAAAAGTAAATCTTCCATTCTTCTTTCCATCCAGTGGGCCAGGTTTTACCCTGACATAtacttcccattgaaatcagtaggttACATAAGGTAAAATGGCAAAACTGTGgcttttttagttttgttttcttttaatttagatCTGCCCCCATTGAGGATTTTAATATTACATTATATTGCTGTAACACCATTCATTAGCAGATCCTAAgttgttttacaaacattaattattttAGCCTTGCAAAATCTCTTTTAGGAAGGGAAGTATAATTATGCCCACTTTCTGACACAAAAAGCTTAAGCATTTTGTCCGCGGTACATCACAAAttcctggcagagccaggattagaaacCTGGTCTCCCTGACTATTAATCCTGTTCCTTAACCACAAGaactttatttttctctctcaagcCCTCATTATCGACCAGTAGTCGCATTGTGACACACGACATTCCAGTGGGAGTTATTCCCAGAAGATTGTGGAATGATTTCCGAGAACCCAGTGTACCAGACTTTGATGTAAGCaacgtttttttaaaatcactattGAATGCACAGGATTGGGGTGAAACACTATAAGCTGCGTATGTTGTTAAACTttagtgtgtatatatgtgtgtgtgtaatatacatatattatatatatacaccccCAGCTTGAAAAGGTAGCCCGATTATTGTCACTATGAGGTGTATAGATCACAGATGATATTATAGATGTTTCTTTTTCTGGGTACAAGAGACCACATAACTTTTGACAGAGCTATCATTAGATTGTGTTTTTTACTCTTCAGTAAGCAGCCCAAGTACATCATTTTGTATGACTCTATTCTTTATAAGGTACAGATCCTTTTGTCATGAGCTCTAGagctatgtaagaaaaagacctCTGCTCTAAAGAGAATACATTTTGTATGTAGTTTCTGTCTATCTGCTCACCATGTCTACTACACTAGATGTACAAAACCTTTCATGAACAAGAGGAAACTAACAACAGAGTTTTGAGTTTACGTGGCTTGGAAATAACTGGGATGAATTGTGTTCTGTTTCACCAATGTAGCTccacagtaactccactgaataatGAAGTTACTTTGAGTTTACTATGTGCAgaactccccccccgcccccccccagctctagaTGTTCCTTGTTATAACAAAGCCCCTCCCCTCCTGAGTTCATAGGAATGCTTATCACTGAGGAACAGAACCTCTGATACATATTTTGAAAAGTTGTTTGGGCTAGACCTTCTACTGTTGACACATAACACAGATTAGGAACATAAGGGGAAAAAAGTATATAATAATTGCTCCTTCTCAAGTGTTGTGAACTGCTAGGAGGGCAGCATGCTGTTCTGAATGAACCAATGATGTAATCTGGTAAGGGAAGTGTTCTGTTCCTTGGTAGTTCACTGATTTATTTCAAGTCTGTTGTGCACCCCTTGCTGAATAAGCATTTGATAAATACAGAAGTAAAGGAAGACCAAGTGTCCCATCCCTTCTATTTCACTTTGTGAAATATTATTTCATAGtgctgtgtgttttatttttaaatgtagttgATGTGATTTTTGTAGGTCAGTATTTACTTACCAGTGCTGAAGACCATGAAAAGTGTTGTGGAAAGAATGAAAAATCTCAGCAATTGCATTGTAAGTTAAAATATCTCTCCTAATCCCTTGAAAAAAGGGGCCAATTGCATCCCTTACTTACATAAAGAATTTCCATCTCACTTTGCGTAGTGCTCCCTTGCTAGATCTTGCAAGCTAAGCATGCTTGGGCCAGGTTAGTACTTGTGTGGGAAACTTCCAAAGAACATCCAAGTGCTGCAGTTCAGTGTTACTGTTGTTTTACAGGGCCTAAAAGTATACTGTGCGCTTCACGGTACGTAGTACTTTTCCTTCTGAATCAGTACTGAACAGTTGCTTCAGTGTGATGTTAGAGAGAAGTGTGATGCCACAGATACTGTCTTGCAGATGAGATGTAAAATTGAGTTCCTACTTGGGTTGTCAGAGTAAACGGGTTAATGCTGACTAATTGATCAAATTACAACCTGAGCCCCTCATCCTGGAAATACTGATGCATATGCTTGAATGTATGTAGCctcgttgatttcaatgggactgttcattGGCACAAAGCTAAACATATGTCTGTGTTTCCAGAATTCAGGGCCTAGGATTTACCTTTTGACCTGTCTAAGTTCTCTTAGCAGCATTTCAGCTATAAATTGCAATCTTCGCTTCTTAACCGAAATGGTTGGCTAGCATTGCTGAGCGCTATTAAAGGTCTGTCACATTCCATACTAGGAATAGCAGCATATCAGTGTTGGATGAAATGATCCTTGTATGTCCATTATTTTCCACTCAGGAATGTTGTGTGCCTTaagtattgtttgtttttaaagtgctttgaaatcttcgGAGGGAAAGTGCTCTAGAATTGCGTAACATTAGAAACAGTATTATTAGCAGACTTGGCGTTACAGAAAATTTTTAGTTCTATGGGATAACAAGAATTATTTTGAATACAGTGGTAGGAGCTCATAACTTCAGTCATTCAGATGATAGCTAGGCACAAAAATCATTGTTGAAAATTTTCTCATGTAGTCTTTCACTTTCAAAAGAATAAACATATCTAGAATTATCCTCTTTATAACTCTCTTGGGCAGAGTTATCTTTGTTTTGTCAGTAACGGTGTGATCAGCATTGTGAGACAGGTCCATGCAATGACATATGTTTTTCAGAAGCTCTGTAAAGTTATAGTCATCTAGCACCTTTTATCCCAAAGGGTCTCACGTTATATTGAAAACTCTAGTCCTGATAATACCCATATTAGAGTAAATGGCCACACTCCATCTGCTTAAGTGGTGATGCAGTCCTTGAGTGCACGGGATAGGAATCATTTCATTCGCTACTGACTTGCAGCCACCTTTCCCTTTCATTTTTCTAAGGTGGTACCTAGGAGCCAAACACAACAGCTGTGACCTCTAAAAATACTGGAGAGTAAATGAATTTCT includes:
- the HUS1 gene encoding checkpoint protein HUS1 isoform X4, with protein sequence MWCELSQGNFFDEFQMEGVAAEHNEIYLELTPENLSRALKTAQNAKTVKIKLTNKHCPCLTVAVELPSLSTSSRIVTHDIPVGVIPRRLWNDFREPSVPDFDVSIYLPVLKTMKSVVERMKNLSNCIVLEANLNGEMNLKIETDLVSVTTHFKGLGNPPWVSEDGSQSSTQDRDPESMAEARIDIRKLLQLLAGQQVNPTKALCNIVSKRIVHFILLHEEVSLQYFIPALA
- the HUS1 gene encoding checkpoint protein HUS1 isoform X3, which produces MRFRAKIVDVACLNHFTRVINTIAKLAKTCTLRLTVDKLYFILTDKVANGGVSMWCELSQGNFFDEFQMEGVAAEHNEIYLELTPENLSRALKTAQNAKTVKIKLTNKHCPCLTVAVELPSLSTSSRIVTHDIPVGVIPRRLWNDFREPSVPDFDVSIYLPVLKTMKSVVERMKNLSNCIVLEANLNGEMNLKIETDLVSVTTHFKGLGNPPWDIVSKRIVHFILLHEEVSLQYFIPALA